A segment of the Natrinema sp. SYSU A 869 genome:
TCTCGAATCTCGGCGGCGTCGCGCCCGTAGAGAGCCGGGACGTCGGCGATGTCGACGTCGCCGGGAGCGCATCCGGAAGCAGTTCCGGCGATACCGAACCGCTGATCGTGACGGGCTCGGCCACGAACATCACCTCGTCGTCAGCGACGGTCTCGAGTACGGTCTACTCGCTTGGCGGGGCCTCGTCGGCCGACATCGCCATCGAGTACCGTGAAGAGGGCAGGTCGTGGGCGATATCGGCGACGGAGACCGTCACCGAACCGGGTGCGGTCGATGTCGGCCTGACCGGACTCTCGCCCGAGACCGACTACGAGTACCGCGCCGTCGCCGCGGCGAGCGACGGCGAGTCCGACGACGGGACGGTCAGCTCGTTCGCGACTCCCCAGACGGATACGGATCCGACCGTTACCACCGGCACGGTGGTCGACACCGACTCATCATCGGCGACGCTATCGAGCACGCTCGAGGCCGTCGGCGGACAAGCAGAGACGGCGCTGGTCTCGTTCGAGTACCGCGAAACCGGCCAGGAGACGTGGCAGGAGTCGGGCGGTCAGACGCTCTCCGAGCCCGGCGAGTTCGAAACCACGATCTACGGACTGTCGCCAGAGACGGACTACGAGTTCCGGGCGGTCGTCGACGCCGATGACGGCGACACCGCCACGGGCTCGACGGCGACGTTCTCGACGACGACGGGCACCGAAGATGGCGGCTCGCACTTCGGTCTCGAGGACGGCTTCGCGAACGTAGACTGGTTTGATGACGACGTCCAGGTCATCAAAATCGAGGAAGCGGCCCTCGAGCCGATCCAGGAGGCGTTCACGACCGAGGGGCCGCGCCTGATCGTCTTCGAGGAGAGCGGCGTGGTCGATCTGGAGGGTGCCGACCTTTCGATCACGTACGGCGACTGCTGGGTGGCGGGTCAGACCGCACCCTCGCCGGGAATTACGTTCATCAACGGCATGGTCCAGGTCGAGCAGGATAACACCGTCGTCGAACACATCCGCGTCCTCCGCGGCGACAGGTCCGGCGGAGAGGGAACGGATCCGATGAACAGCCGCGACGGGGCCAACAACGTCATCTTCAACCACTGTTCGGTGTTTTGGGGACGCGACGAGAACATGTCGGTTGGCTACGACTCGACCGATACGACGATTGCCAACTGCATGATCGCGGAGGGACTCGAGGATCCCGAGGAGAACTCCAATGGGACGCTGGTCGGCAACGGCGCGGACAACGTCGCTATCCTGGGGACAGTCTACGCGAAGAACAACGATCGCAACCCGCGATTGAAAGAAGGCTCGCGGACCGTCGTCGTCAACGGACTCAACTACTACCATGACAAGGCCATCTGGATCGACGACGGCGCTGAGGCGTCGGTCGTGGGCAACGCGTACATCCACCGGTTCAGTTTCAGAGATCCGCTCGTCTTCGGTGACGGGAGCGTCCACATGGACGACAATTACGTCGCGGACCCGCCACTCGACGGGCGGCCGTTCGCCGACGTCGGAACCGAACTCGACTCGCCGCCACTGTGGCCGAGCGGCCTCGAGGCGCTGCCCGCCGGAGACGTCGAGAGTCACAACAAGACCTTCGCCGGGGCGCGACCGGCCGACCGGATCGATCAGGAGGAGAAGATCGTCGACCAGATCACCGAACGGTGGGGCTCGCTGGACGTCGATCCGAACGAAGACAACGCCGGGTTCTCCGACATCCCCGACAGCGCGGAGGAGGCCGGCGGCTACCCCGATCACGGCGGCACCACGCACACGCTCGACGTTCCTGACTCGGGGCTGCGCGCGTGGCTCGAGGAGTGGGCGCGAGTCGTCGAAGCGGGCAATTAGTCAGCGATCGAATCGCCGTCGTCGAGGACACCTTCGGCAACGGCACCCGGATCGCCGCGCCGGTCAGCGCTCGCCGACGCTTCCGTCGGCGCGGTGGCCCGGCGAGCGATCGAATCCGAGGTCCGTTCCCGCGAGTTCGCGGACGCGGTCCTCGTCGATATCGATCCCGAGGCCCGGTCCGTCGGGCAGTTCGAGGAAGCCGTCGGTCGGCTCGAAGATCCCGTCGTTCTCGACGTACCGCATCGCTTCCTCGTCGTCGACGATCACCTGCTCCTGAATCAGCGCGTTCGGCGCGACCGCATCGATCTGCAGCGAGGCGGCCAGTGCCAGCGGGCCAATCGGGCAGTGAGGCGCGATCGAGGCATCATACGTCTCGGCCATATCGGCGATCTTCTTTGTCTCGGTGATTCCGCCGGCGCTCGAGACGTCCGGCTGGACGACGTCGACCGCATCTGCCTCGAGGATTGGCCGGAACTCGCTCCGAGAGTAGAGTCGCTCGCCGGTTGCAATCGGAATCGTCGTCCCCTCGGCGATCCGGGGCAGTGCGTGGTCGTGTTCGGGGGTGACCGGTTCCTCGATGAACATCGGCTCGAACGCCTCGAGTGCCGTCGCGAGTCGGCGGGCCATTGCCTTCGAGGTGCGACCGTGGAAGTCCAGTGCGACATCGACCTCGGGTCCGACGGCGTCGCGGACCGCGCCGACGACCTCGCGTGCGCGCTCGACGGCTCGCTGTCGCCCGCGAAGTGCCACTTGGTGTACACCTCACCCCAGCCGACGCGTCCGTCGCTCGTCTCGAGTTTGAGGAACTGCCAGCGCGGCGGCACCGCGTAGAGCTCGTAGTCTGTAACGTGCATCAGTGCGGAATGTGACTGGTTCGCTCTTGAACGTTCCGACGATCTGAGGGCAAGAGACGCCACCCCGTCTCGATTTTCGGCCGATACTCGGCTGCAGGCCGCTATTCGGCGGCCGAGCCATCGGCCGCCCAGCGCACGCCGTTTCGCAGGAGCGCCCGCGTTCCGCCGGCGGTGATCGCAGGCCGATCGTGCCCGAGCGAACAGTAAAACACGCGTCCGTCACCGTACTCTTTCACCCACGAGACCGGCATGTCCCCGGTCTCGGGGTGGTCCATCCTCGCGAGCACCGTCAGGTCGTCGTCGCACTCGAGGACGTACGGCTCGTCCCACACGCGGAAGTCCTCGAGGTCGGCCGAGACGGGGTGGTGGCTGTAGACGATGTTCACGTCGAACGTCCCCTGCGACGGATGGGTAACGAAGTGGCCGCCGATAAGCTCCCGGAGTTCGGGCGCGGGCCCGTCCCGATTCTCCCCGTCGACGGTCGTCAGGTCCGACGCGCAGTGAACGCCCGCGTAGCCGTTGCCCGCCTCCAGGAACGACAGGAGGCCCTCGCGCTGCTCGTCAGTGAGCGTACTGTCGGTCGTGTAATCGACGAGCACGTCGTAGCCGTCGAGGTCGACCAACAAATCCCGGTCGGTCGTCAGATCGGCCTCGACGCCGGCTGGTGCGAGCGCGTCCTTGATCAGCGGTCCCATTCGCTCGAACCGGTGGAAGGGGAACCTGTTACCGCCCATGATCAGCGCCTGTTTCTCGGTTGGCATATCCGCAGGGATCAGTCGTGAACACTTATTTCTATGTCATTCAGCGGCCGTCCGATCTTGACCGAAGCTTTTTCGCCCGTCTCGTCGGGACGAGACGTATGGATTCAGTTCGGACTGGCGTTCTCGGCTGTGGAACGATCAGTGACGCGTACCTCGATGCGGACGATCGCTTCGACGGGTACGACATCGTCGCCTGCGCAGACATCGATGCGGAGCGGGCGGAGGAAACAGCCGACGAGTACGACATACGAGCGACCGATCCCGACGGACTGCTCGCCGCCGACGAGATCGAACTGGTCGTCAATCTGACGACGCCGTCGGTCCACCGCGAGACGTGCCGCGACATCCTGACGGCGGGCAAGCACGTCTACGTCGAGAAGCCACTGGCCGCTAGCTTCGGAGACGCCGAGGCGATCCTCG
Coding sequences within it:
- a CDS encoding ThuA domain-containing protein, producing MPTEKQALIMGGNRFPFHRFERMGPLIKDALAPAGVEADLTTDRDLLVDLDGYDVLVDYTTDSTLTDEQREGLLSFLEAGNGYAGVHCASDLTTVDGENRDGPAPELRELIGGHFVTHPSQGTFDVNIVYSHHPVSADLEDFRVWDEPYVLECDDDLTVLARMDHPETGDMPVSWVKEYGDGRVFYCSLGHDRPAITAGGTRALLRNGVRWAADGSAAE
- a CDS encoding DUF1349 domain-containing protein — translated: MTHNRRTFIRALGAGSIGTAVVSSTAVGQTSEITVEGGGSDIWNDADEFHYYFTDVGANFDATVRVDTVEDTDEYAKAGLMLRESLDADAKNVMTRTTPDHTTLQWRPTAGGDSTSLTSDAGEDESEIDGGTIDAAWQRLVRNGDTIRAYASADGTNWTLMAELSLSFGESAFLGLAVTSHNAGTLCEAMFSNLGGVAPVESRDVGDVDVAGSASGSSSGDTEPLIVTGSATNITSSSATVSSTVYSLGGASSADIAIEYREEGRSWAISATETVTEPGAVDVGLTGLSPETDYEYRAVAAASDGESDDGTVSSFATPQTDTDPTVTTGTVVDTDSSSATLSSTLEAVGGQAETALVSFEYRETGQETWQESGGQTLSEPGEFETTIYGLSPETDYEFRAVVDADDGDTATGSTATFSTTTGTEDGGSHFGLEDGFANVDWFDDDVQVIKIEEAALEPIQEAFTTEGPRLIVFEESGVVDLEGADLSITYGDCWVAGQTAPSPGITFINGMVQVEQDNTVVEHIRVLRGDRSGGEGTDPMNSRDGANNVIFNHCSVFWGRDENMSVGYDSTDTTIANCMIAEGLEDPEENSNGTLVGNGADNVAILGTVYAKNNDRNPRLKEGSRTVVVNGLNYYHDKAIWIDDGAEASVVGNAYIHRFSFRDPLVFGDGSVHMDDNYVADPPLDGRPFADVGTELDSPPLWPSGLEALPAGDVESHNKTFAGARPADRIDQEEKIVDQITERWGSLDVDPNEDNAGFSDIPDSAEEAGGYPDHGGTTHTLDVPDSGLRAWLEEWARVVEAGN
- a CDS encoding enolase C-terminal domain-like protein; this encodes MALRGRQRAVERAREVVGAVRDAVGPEVDVALDFHGRTSKAMARRLATALEAFEPMFIEEPVTPEHDHALPRIAEGTTIPIATGERLYSRSEFRPILEADAVDVVQPDVSSAGGITETKKIADMAETYDASIAPHCPIGPLALAASLQIDAVAPNALIQEQVIVDDEEAMRYVENDGIFEPTDGFLELPDGPGLGIDIDEDRVRELAGTDLGFDRSPGHRADGSVGER